A genomic segment from Geitlerinema sp. PCC 7407 encodes:
- a CDS encoding phosphoribulokinase: MTSKPDRVVLIGVAGDSGCGKSTFLRRLEDLFGKDFITVICLDDYHSLDRKQRKEAGVTALNPKANNFDLMYEQIKALKNGQAIDKPIYNHETGEIDPPERIEPNHIIVVEGLHPLYDARVRELLDFSVYLDISDEVKIAWKIQRDMAERGHTYDDVIASINSRKPDFTAYIDPQKEFANVVIRVLPTQLIKDDTERKVLRVQMIQRDGVEGFDPVYLFDEGSTIHWTPCGRKLTCSYPGIKMYYGPDSYYGHEVSILEVDGQFDNLEEVSYIENHLSNTSTKYYGEMTHLLLQHRDYPGSNNGTGLFQVLTGLKMRATYERLTSREAKVATPANA; encoded by the coding sequence ATGACCAGTAAGCCGGACCGTGTGGTTCTGATTGGCGTTGCCGGAGACTCTGGATGCGGCAAGTCGACTTTCCTGCGCCGACTGGAAGATCTGTTCGGGAAGGACTTCATCACGGTCATCTGTTTGGATGACTATCACAGTCTCGACCGGAAGCAGCGCAAGGAAGCAGGGGTGACCGCCCTCAATCCGAAGGCAAACAATTTTGACCTGATGTATGAGCAAATCAAAGCGCTCAAGAACGGTCAGGCGATTGATAAACCAATCTACAATCACGAAACCGGCGAGATTGATCCGCCAGAGCGGATCGAGCCGAACCACATCATCGTGGTAGAGGGTCTTCATCCTCTCTATGATGCGCGGGTGCGTGAACTGCTTGACTTCAGCGTCTATCTCGACATCAGCGACGAGGTGAAGATCGCCTGGAAGATCCAGCGCGACATGGCTGAGCGCGGCCACACCTACGATGACGTGATTGCGTCGATCAACTCCCGCAAACCGGACTTCACGGCCTACATCGATCCTCAGAAGGAATTTGCTAATGTCGTGATCCGCGTGCTGCCGACTCAGCTGATCAAGGATGACACTGAGCGGAAGGTGCTCCGCGTGCAGATGATCCAGCGCGACGGTGTTGAAGGGTTTGATCCGGTCTACCTCTTTGACGAGGGTTCGACGATCCACTGGACGCCCTGCGGTCGCAAGCTGACCTGCTCCTATCCGGGTATCAAGATGTACTACGGTCCGGACTCGTACTACGGTCACGAGGTCTCGATCCTGGAGGTTGACGGCCAGTTCGACAACCTAGAGGAAGTGAGCTACATCGAGAATCACCTGAGCAACACTTCGACGAAGTACTACGGTGAAATGACTCACCTGCTGCTTCAGCACCGCGACTACCCCGGCTCGAACAATGGTACCGGCCTGTTCCAGGTGCTAACGGGTCTGAAGATGCGGGCGACCTATGAGCGCCTGACTTCGAGGGAGGCAAAGGTAGCTACGCCTGCCAACGCTTAA
- the petH gene encoding ferredoxin--NADP reductase, giving the protein MFNPSVAGGAATAVSGNRLFIYEVVGLRQNAETDKLNYPIRRSGSVFITVPYNRMNQEMQRITRLGGKIVAIHPVTVDGGAVSKGQAAPKSEASPVQSKTESKPMTEAKAHKKNVDIPVNIYRPNNPFIGKCLSNEELVAEGGIGTVRHLMFDISEGDLRYLEGQSIGIIPPGTDKRGKPEKLRLYSIASTRHGDRVDDKTVSLCVRQLEYKSPETGETVYGVCSTYLCNLKAGDDVKITGPVGKEMLLPEDPDAKVIMMATGTGIAPFRAYLWRMFKEAERKANPDYKFNGLAWLIFGIPVSANILYREELEGMAKEFPENFRLTYAISREQKNAEGGKMYIQDRVAEHADELWKLIQEEKTHVYICGLKGMEDGIDAALTAAAAKNGVKWSDYQKQLKKAERWHVETY; this is encoded by the coding sequence ATGTTCAATCCAAGCGTAGCTGGCGGTGCGGCCACCGCAGTGTCTGGTAACCGCCTCTTTATTTATGAGGTCGTGGGTCTGCGCCAGAATGCAGAAACCGATAAGCTAAATTATCCGATTCGCCGCAGCGGCAGTGTGTTTATCACAGTGCCTTACAACCGCATGAATCAAGAGATGCAGCGGATTACCCGCCTCGGCGGCAAAATCGTTGCCATTCATCCTGTTACGGTTGATGGTGGTGCCGTCTCGAAGGGTCAAGCTGCGCCTAAGTCTGAAGCTTCGCCAGTCCAGTCAAAGACGGAAAGCAAGCCCATGACTGAAGCGAAAGCCCACAAGAAAAACGTTGATATTCCGGTTAATATTTATCGTCCAAATAATCCCTTTATCGGCAAGTGCCTTTCTAATGAAGAGCTAGTTGCTGAGGGTGGTATTGGTACGGTTCGCCACCTGATGTTTGATATCTCTGAGGGCGATCTGCGCTACCTAGAGGGTCAGAGCATCGGGATTATTCCGCCGGGCACGGACAAGCGGGGTAAGCCAGAAAAGCTGCGCCTTTACTCCATTGCGTCGACTCGCCATGGCGATCGCGTGGATGACAAGACGGTTTCCCTCTGTGTCCGTCAGCTCGAGTACAAGAGCCCGGAGACCGGAGAAACCGTTTACGGTGTGTGCTCGACCTATCTGTGCAACCTGAAAGCGGGAGATGATGTCAAGATCACCGGCCCGGTCGGCAAGGAAATGCTGCTGCCTGAAGATCCCGATGCGAAGGTGATCATGATGGCAACGGGCACCGGTATTGCGCCGTTCCGCGCTTACCTGTGGCGGATGTTCAAGGAAGCTGAGCGCAAGGCAAACCCGGATTACAAGTTCAATGGTTTGGCTTGGCTGATCTTCGGTATTCCTGTGTCGGCCAATATTCTGTACCGCGAAGAGCTAGAAGGGATGGCGAAGGAGTTTCCTGAGAACTTCCGCTTGACCTATGCCATTAGCCGGGAGCAGAAGAATGCGGAAGGCGGCAAGATGTACATCCAAGACCGCGTTGCTGAGCACGCTGATGAGCTGTGGAAGCTGATCCAAGAGGAGAAGACCCACGTTTACATCTGCGGTCTGAAGGGGATGGAAGACGGTATCGACGCGGCTCTGACGGCAGCAGCGGCGAAGAATGGGGTGAAGTGGTCTGATTACCAGAAGCAGCTCAAGAAAGCAGAGCGCTGGCACGTTGAGACCTACTAA
- a CDS encoding homoserine dehydrogenase: MAFQVGLLGLGTVGTGTMQILLDPDQRHPLLRELEVYRVGVRSLDKPRSVDLPPEKFTTDLESIVTDPAVDVVIEVIGGLEPARSLILQAIAHGKHVVTANKAVIARYGDEIFTAANAAGVYVLLEAAVAGGIPVIEPLKQSLGVNRIQAVTGIVNGTTNYILTRMQREGGDFAEILADAQRLGYAEADPTADVDGLDAGDKIAILASLAFNGRINLEKVHREGIRSVSAADITYAERLGFVIKLLAIARRLEGVAADGQPQLEVRVHPTLVPTTHPLASVSDVYNAILIEGDPIGQVMFFGPGAGAGPTASAVVSDVLNIAAILKVGREAATSDETRKHLPLDPLLACSHQHYCAIAPMEDLVTRFYARFLTHDQPGVIGKLGTCFGDRGVSLESIVQTGLRDSLAEIVVVTHDVREGNFRQALDDIRAMGAVESIPSVLRVL; this comes from the coding sequence GTGGCTTTTCAGGTAGGCTTGTTGGGTTTGGGAACGGTGGGAACTGGGACCATGCAGATTTTGCTGGATCCGGATCAGCGCCATCCGCTGCTGCGCGAGCTGGAGGTCTATCGGGTGGGGGTGCGCTCCCTCGATAAGCCGCGAAGCGTGGATTTGCCGCCTGAGAAGTTCACGACGGATTTGGAGTCGATTGTCACGGATCCGGCCGTGGATGTGGTGATCGAGGTGATTGGCGGTTTGGAGCCAGCGCGATCGCTGATTTTGCAGGCGATCGCCCACGGCAAGCACGTGGTGACGGCAAACAAGGCCGTGATTGCCCGCTATGGTGACGAGATTTTCACGGCGGCCAATGCGGCTGGGGTCTATGTGCTGCTAGAGGCGGCGGTGGCGGGCGGTATTCCGGTGATTGAGCCGCTCAAGCAGTCCCTGGGCGTGAACCGGATCCAGGCCGTGACGGGCATCGTAAACGGGACGACCAACTACATCCTGACGCGGATGCAGCGCGAGGGTGGCGACTTCGCCGAGATTTTGGCCGATGCCCAGCGCCTGGGCTACGCGGAGGCCGATCCCACCGCGGATGTGGACGGCCTGGATGCAGGGGACAAGATCGCGATTTTGGCCTCTCTGGCCTTCAATGGCCGGATCAATCTGGAGAAGGTGCACCGAGAGGGCATTCGCAGCGTCAGCGCGGCGGACATCACCTATGCGGAGCGGCTGGGCTTTGTGATCAAGCTGCTGGCGATCGCCCGTCGCTTGGAGGGCGTGGCCGCCGATGGTCAGCCCCAGCTCGAGGTGCGGGTCCATCCGACCCTGGTGCCGACGACCCACCCCTTGGCCAGCGTCAGCGATGTTTACAACGCGATTTTGATTGAGGGCGATCCCATCGGTCAGGTGATGTTCTTTGGGCCGGGAGCCGGGGCAGGCCCCACCGCGAGCGCTGTGGTGTCGGACGTGCTCAACATCGCGGCCATTCTCAAGGTGGGCCGCGAAGCGGCGACCTCCGACGAGACGCGCAAGCACCTGCCCCTCGATCCCCTGCTGGCCTGCTCCCACCAGCACTACTGCGCCATCGCTCCCATGGAGGACTTGGTGACGCGGTTCTACGCGCGCTTTTTGACCCATGATCAGCCTGGGGTGATTGGCAAGCTGGGGACGTGCTTTGGCGATCGCGGCGTGAGCCTAGAGTCCATCGTTCAAACGGGGCTCCGGGACTCCCTGGCCGAGATCGTGGTCGTGACCCACGATGTGCGGGAGGGCAACTTCCGACAGGCGCTGGATGACATCCGAGCCATGGGCGCTGTGGAGAGCATCCCCAGCGTGCTGCGGGTGCTCTAA
- a CDS encoding L-lactate dehydrogenase — protein MFDTLFSNTFEASSQRRPLPRRKGVIIGTGQVGMAIAYAMLIQNTLDEMVLVDVNRDKAEGEVMDLVHGLPFVEPTRIMAGTLADGSDADIVIITAGAKQRPGETRLDLVQRNVAIFKDMIPEIVRHCPDALLLVVSNPVDIMTYVTLRLSGFPSHSVLGSGTVLDTARFRYLLAQKLTIDPRSLHAYIIGEHGDSEVPVWSKANISGMNLCESGLVACDEGDRALLESIFEQTRNAAYEIIQRKGATCYAIGLGVTQIVQAILRDQNRVMTVSTLLQGQHGLENLCLSLPAVVNRSGVSRILNLSLPETELAQLRHSAETLQAVIRELDLS, from the coding sequence ATGTTTGACACTCTGTTTTCCAACACCTTTGAGGCCTCGAGCCAGCGTCGCCCCTTGCCCCGCCGCAAGGGCGTGATCATCGGCACTGGACAGGTAGGGATGGCGATCGCCTACGCCATGCTGATCCAGAACACCCTGGATGAAATGGTGCTGGTGGACGTCAACCGCGACAAAGCCGAAGGCGAAGTAATGGACTTGGTCCATGGCCTTCCCTTTGTCGAGCCGACGCGCATCATGGCCGGTACCCTGGCTGACGGCAGCGACGCCGACATCGTGATCATCACAGCCGGTGCCAAGCAGCGACCAGGTGAGACGCGCCTGGATTTGGTGCAGCGCAATGTGGCCATCTTCAAGGACATGATCCCAGAGATTGTTCGCCACTGCCCAGACGCCTTGCTGCTGGTGGTCAGCAACCCCGTAGACATCATGACCTACGTGACGCTGCGCCTGTCCGGCTTCCCGAGTCACAGCGTCCTGGGCTCTGGGACGGTGCTCGATACGGCGAGATTTCGCTATCTGCTGGCCCAGAAGCTGACAATCGACCCGCGCAGCCTGCACGCCTACATCATCGGTGAGCACGGTGATAGCGAGGTGCCGGTGTGGAGCAAGGCGAATATTTCGGGAATGAACCTGTGTGAATCGGGCCTGGTGGCCTGTGACGAGGGCGATCGCGCGCTGCTGGAGTCCATCTTCGAGCAGACCCGCAACGCCGCCTACGAGATCATCCAGCGCAAAGGCGCCACCTGCTACGCCATCGGTCTGGGAGTCACCCAAATCGTTCAGGCGATTTTGCGCGATCAAAATCGGGTCATGACCGTCAGCACCCTGCTCCAGGGGCAGCACGGCCTAGAAAACCTGTGCTTGAGCCTGCCGGCCGTGGTCAACCGTTCGGGGGTGAGCCGCATTCTCAACTTGTCTCTGCCTGAGACTGAGCTTGCCCAGCTTCGTCACTCTGCGGAAACGCTGCAAGCGGTGATTCGTGAGCTGGATCTTTCTTGA
- a CDS encoding CAAD domain-containing protein: protein MDPETNKTEFQTAEVATPTEFATMDVNADRPGAIAPISRTKNKEQWEEIRDQVYEVLAQLPEYISSFFADNRRPLITVGLILTAFVTAKVTLAVLSAINEVPLLSPFFEVVGIAYSGWFTYRYLLRASSRKELADEVSSLKDQVIGGSQR, encoded by the coding sequence ATGGATCCTGAAACCAACAAAACCGAATTTCAAACTGCCGAGGTTGCAACCCCAACGGAGTTCGCGACGATGGATGTCAATGCTGATCGTCCTGGTGCGATCGCCCCTATCTCCCGCACCAAAAATAAAGAACAGTGGGAGGAAATTCGTGATCAGGTTTACGAAGTACTCGCCCAACTTCCGGAATACATTTCGAGTTTCTTCGCAGACAATCGTCGCCCGCTGATCACGGTGGGTCTCATCTTAACTGCCTTCGTGACCGCCAAGGTGACTCTGGCTGTGCTATCGGCCATCAATGAAGTTCCTTTGCTGTCTCCGTTCTTTGAAGTTGTCGGCATCGCCTACTCTGGCTGGTTTACCTATCGCTATCTCCTGCGCGCCTCTAGCCGCAAGGAATTAGCGGACGAAGTGAGCTCCCTCAAAGACCAAGTCATTGGTGGTTCTCAGCGCTAA
- a CDS encoding (2Fe-2S) ferredoxin domain-containing protein, with protein sequence MAKSKYVSEFALSGRLVAFLVGDQPKYLRLQTADSELLIKIPKEDRFRLPEVLSLGVWVHVEGERKVDFKKGLVKHKAHTIVPTSVEQTGGATSPAAAQPPAPATAKPACILVCRKSDCWKRGGREVSAALQTNLRDRGLDEQVTIKETGCMKRCKAGPNIVMPDKTRYSRISASEVPQILDRHCETASPAAPAPDRRPSTAPAKLAPVAQYCLLRS encoded by the coding sequence ATGGCTAAGTCAAAGTACGTCTCCGAATTTGCCCTCAGCGGTCGCCTCGTGGCTTTCTTGGTCGGCGACCAGCCAAAGTACCTGCGGCTGCAAACTGCCGATAGCGAACTTTTGATCAAGATTCCCAAAGAGGATCGCTTCCGGCTACCGGAGGTCCTGAGTCTGGGCGTCTGGGTCCACGTCGAAGGCGAGCGCAAAGTCGATTTCAAAAAGGGCCTCGTCAAGCACAAGGCCCACACGATTGTGCCTACTTCTGTCGAGCAGACAGGAGGAGCGACCAGTCCCGCTGCGGCTCAGCCTCCTGCTCCAGCCACAGCCAAGCCAGCCTGTATCCTGGTGTGCCGCAAGTCCGACTGCTGGAAGCGGGGGGGCCGCGAAGTCAGCGCCGCGCTACAGACAAACTTGCGCGATCGCGGGCTGGACGAACAGGTGACGATCAAGGAAACCGGCTGCATGAAGCGCTGCAAAGCAGGTCCCAATATCGTCATGCCGGACAAAACGCGCTACAGCCGCATTTCGGCCAGCGAGGTGCCCCAAATTCTCGATCGGCACTGCGAGACCGCGAGCCCAGCAGCCCCGGCCCCCGACCGGCGTCCATCGACTGCGCCAGCCAAGCTGGCTCCCGTCGCCCAGTACTGTCTGCTGCGCAGCTAG
- the sipA gene encoding regulatory protein SipA — protein sequence MSDEFSLGDCVKVQTLPPYYKTADPMPMLRPPNVIPLGEKGIIMDRRPGGYWVVHFARGAYLLDSQYLALVTEEEAVATPEPPAGDRSAP from the coding sequence ATGAGTGACGAATTTTCGCTGGGAGACTGCGTCAAAGTCCAAACCCTGCCGCCCTACTACAAAACCGCCGATCCGATGCCGATGCTGCGTCCCCCCAACGTGATCCCGCTGGGTGAAAAAGGCATCATTATGGACCGGCGGCCGGGAGGCTACTGGGTGGTGCACTTCGCGCGCGGGGCCTATCTGCTTGATAGTCAGTATTTGGCGCTGGTGACGGAGGAAGAGGCAGTGGCGACGCCAGAGCCGCCTGCCGGAGACCGTTCTGCGCCCTAG
- a CDS encoding pitrilysin family protein — translation MIQTGLSPSQSHKPFRAVLDNGIVVLVSENPITDIIAARLFVRAGSRWDPPEQMGLASLLAAVLTKGTDQLSSMDIAEQVESVGASLGADATSDYFLINLKTVSADFSSILALAAELMRSPSFPEAEVALEQRLTLQNIRSQQEQPFSVAFDQLRRLMYHDHPYGFSTLGTEETVSRIGREDLLRYHQQFFRPDNLVISLSGRITPTEAIALIEGVFGDWAIPEQPLPTLDLYPPQTQPRTSITPQATQQSVVMLGYLAAPVPTAADLLSGPIDYPALKLLNTYLGNGLSSRLFVELREKRGLAYDVSAFYPTRLDVSQFVVYMGTAPSNTAIAVEGLEREVRRLRDLCLSEEELQAAKNKLLGQYALGKQTNAQIAQVYGWYETLGLGVEFDGAFQEAIAAVTPEAALAVAQRYFLEPYRSLVGPESAVSAIASPAVL, via the coding sequence GTGATTCAAACTGGACTGTCTCCCTCCCAGAGCCACAAACCGTTCCGCGCTGTCCTGGACAACGGAATTGTTGTCCTTGTGTCCGAGAATCCCATTACCGACATCATCGCCGCTCGCCTGTTTGTCCGGGCGGGCAGCCGGTGGGATCCCCCGGAACAGATGGGGCTGGCGTCGCTGCTGGCGGCGGTCCTGACCAAAGGCACCGACCAGCTGTCCTCGATGGACATCGCTGAGCAGGTGGAGTCGGTGGGGGCGAGCTTGGGAGCAGACGCCACGAGCGATTATTTTTTGATCAACCTGAAAACCGTTTCGGCGGATTTTTCGAGCATTTTGGCGCTGGCCGCCGAGCTGATGCGATCGCCGTCGTTTCCCGAAGCCGAGGTGGCGCTGGAGCAGCGGCTGACGCTCCAAAATATTCGATCGCAGCAGGAGCAGCCCTTTTCGGTCGCTTTTGACCAGCTGCGCCGGTTGATGTACCACGACCACCCCTACGGTTTTTCGACCCTAGGCACGGAGGAAACCGTCTCTCGGATTGGCCGAGAAGACTTGCTGCGCTACCATCAGCAGTTTTTCCGGCCCGACAATTTGGTGATCAGCCTCTCAGGGCGGATTACGCCGACGGAGGCGATCGCCCTGATCGAGGGGGTCTTTGGCGACTGGGCGATCCCCGAGCAGCCCCTGCCGACGCTGGACCTCTACCCGCCCCAAACCCAACCCCGCACCAGCATCACGCCCCAGGCCACGCAGCAATCGGTGGTGATGCTGGGCTATTTGGCAGCCCCAGTGCCCACGGCCGCGGACTTGCTCAGCGGCCCGATCGACTACCCTGCCCTCAAGCTACTCAATACCTATTTGGGCAACGGTCTCTCTAGCCGCCTGTTTGTGGAACTGCGAGAAAAGCGGGGCCTGGCCTACGACGTTTCGGCGTTTTATCCGACGCGCCTGGATGTCTCCCAGTTTGTGGTCTATATGGGCACCGCTCCGAGCAATACGGCGATCGCTGTGGAAGGCCTAGAGCGCGAAGTCCGGCGGCTGCGGGACCTCTGCCTGAGCGAAGAAGAGCTCCAGGCGGCGAAGAACAAGCTGCTCGGTCAGTACGCTCTGGGCAAGCAAACCAATGCCCAGATTGCCCAGGTCTACGGCTGGTACGAAACCCTAGGCTTGGGGGTGGAGTTTGATGGGGCCTTCCAGGAGGCGATCGCCGCTGTGACCCCCGAAGCCGCTCTGGCAGTCGCCCAGCGCTATTTCCTCGAGCCCTACCGCTCCTTGGTCGGTCCCGAAAGCGCCGTCAGCGCGATCGCCAGTCCCGCCGTTCTCTAG
- a CDS encoding pitrilysin family protein: protein MSTIAISSSFGANIDRLSSGLTLIHQHIPATPVAVVDVWVKAGARVEPNEWSGMAHFLEHMIFKGTHQLRPGMFDQAIETQGGITNAATSHDYAHFFITTAAQQLGATLPYLSELLLHAAIPDDEFGRERDVVLEEIRQTQDNPDWLGFQALMETIYQDHPYGRPVLGTEETLLQNSPAQMRQFHSSYYQPENMVVVVAGGVEYEATRALVEENFRDFVPPGDCSPLVYSADPPLTYIRRQEIRLPRLEQARLLMAWTGPGVDQLQDAYGLDLLAVLLGEGRSSRLVRELREERQLVQGVSCDFSLQRDSSLFTISAWLEVEHLERVEAIVGDRLAALAHGPISEAELARCKRLLCNDYAFSTETPGQLAGLYGYYGTIADAALSTSYPRYIQALQASDLQQIAQQYLSPYRYAVTILRSL from the coding sequence TTGTCAACCATCGCTATCTCCTCAAGTTTCGGCGCCAACATTGATCGGCTCAGCAGCGGTCTTACGCTGATCCATCAACACATCCCGGCCACGCCCGTTGCCGTCGTAGATGTTTGGGTGAAGGCAGGCGCAAGGGTTGAGCCCAATGAGTGGTCTGGTATGGCCCACTTCCTGGAGCACATGATTTTCAAGGGAACACATCAGCTGCGCCCAGGCATGTTTGACCAGGCGATCGAGACCCAGGGTGGGATCACCAACGCCGCGACCAGCCACGATTACGCCCACTTTTTCATCACCACCGCAGCCCAGCAGCTGGGGGCGACGCTGCCCTATCTCTCCGAGCTGCTGCTCCACGCGGCAATCCCGGACGATGAATTTGGGCGGGAGCGAGACGTGGTCCTCGAGGAAATCCGCCAAACCCAGGACAACCCGGACTGGCTAGGCTTTCAGGCCCTGATGGAGACCATCTACCAAGATCATCCCTACGGACGGCCGGTCCTGGGCACGGAGGAGACACTGCTGCAAAATTCCCCTGCCCAGATGCGGCAGTTTCACAGCAGCTACTACCAGCCCGAGAACATGGTGGTGGTCGTGGCGGGCGGTGTGGAGTACGAGGCGACGCGGGCGCTGGTCGAGGAAAATTTTCGCGACTTTGTTCCGCCGGGAGACTGCTCACCTTTGGTTTACAGTGCGGATCCGCCGCTGACCTACATTCGTCGCCAAGAGATCCGGCTGCCCCGCCTAGAGCAGGCGCGACTGCTGATGGCGTGGACGGGGCCAGGGGTGGATCAGCTCCAAGACGCCTACGGCCTAGACTTGCTGGCGGTGCTGCTGGGAGAGGGGCGATCGTCCCGCTTGGTGCGCGAGCTGCGGGAAGAGCGGCAGTTGGTCCAGGGCGTTAGCTGCGATTTTTCTTTGCAGCGCGATTCTAGCCTGTTTACGATCAGTGCATGGCTCGAAGTTGAGCATTTGGAGCGGGTTGAGGCGATCGTGGGCGATCGCCTAGCGGCCTTGGCCCACGGCCCGATCTCGGAGGCCGAGCTGGCCCGCTGCAAGCGACTCCTGTGTAATGATTATGCGTTTTCGACGGAGACGCCTGGGCAGTTGGCGGGTCTATATGGGTACTATGGCACCATCGCAGACGCGGCATTGTCCACGAGTTATCCCAGGTATATCCAGGCGCTCCAGGCCAGTGACTTGCAGCAGATTGCTCAGCAATACCTGTCGCCCTACCGCTATGCTGTGACAATTTTGCGATCGCTCTAG
- a CDS encoding 5-(carboxyamino)imidazole ribonucleotide synthase, which translates to MASDPAIASSGETLAPSSAQRIGVIGGGQLAWMMAQEAGKLGMELVVQTPKDSDPAVAIAADRVLAAIDDAAATAQLAQQCEVITFENEFVDLDALEQLVQQGVCFRPAIASLRPLLDKYDQRCYLQSLGLPVPRFIALEPESPPEALSQLGFPVVLKTRRHGYDGQGTFVLKSLAALTELWERLGRASVLLEEFVPFERELAAIACRSVSGDIAVYPIVETQQEDQVCRRVIAPAPIAAAVAQDAQAIARTLLTGLNAVGVYGIELFLTTDGRLLVNEVAPRTHNSGHFSLDACATSQFEQHLRAVGDRPLGSPALRSDGAVMINLLGYESSTSDYSSVRQRLAELPQAHVHWYGKTESRPGRKLGHVTVLIDAPPEEVRSRAMAIAHTVESIWYPALVQS; encoded by the coding sequence ATGGCTTCAGATCCCGCGATCGCCTCTAGTGGTGAAACCCTAGCCCCTTCATCGGCCCAGCGCATCGGCGTCATAGGCGGTGGTCAGCTGGCATGGATGATGGCCCAGGAGGCAGGCAAGCTGGGGATGGAGCTGGTGGTCCAAACCCCCAAAGACAGCGACCCTGCGGTGGCGATCGCCGCTGATCGGGTGCTGGCCGCCATTGATGACGCCGCCGCCACCGCCCAGCTGGCCCAGCAGTGCGAAGTCATCACCTTCGAAAACGAATTTGTGGATCTCGATGCCCTGGAGCAGCTCGTCCAGCAGGGGGTGTGCTTTCGGCCTGCGATCGCCAGCTTGCGACCGCTGCTCGACAAGTACGACCAGCGCTGCTATCTCCAGTCCCTGGGGCTGCCGGTGCCTCGCTTCATCGCCCTCGAGCCGGAGTCCCCGCCCGAAGCCCTCAGCCAGCTCGGCTTCCCCGTCGTGCTCAAAACCCGCCGCCACGGCTACGACGGCCAGGGCACCTTTGTCCTCAAGTCCCTGGCTGCCCTCACAGAGCTCTGGGAGCGCCTGGGCCGCGCGTCGGTGCTGCTGGAGGAGTTTGTGCCCTTCGAGCGGGAGCTGGCCGCGATCGCCTGTCGCTCGGTCAGCGGCGACATCGCCGTCTATCCCATCGTCGAGACCCAGCAAGAGGATCAGGTGTGTCGGCGGGTCATCGCGCCAGCACCCATCGCCGCCGCCGTTGCCCAAGACGCCCAGGCGATCGCCCGCACCCTGCTGACGGGCCTCAACGCCGTCGGCGTCTACGGCATCGAGCTCTTTTTGACCACCGATGGCCGCTTGCTGGTCAACGAAGTCGCCCCCCGCACCCACAACTCCGGCCACTTCAGCCTGGACGCCTGCGCCACCTCCCAGTTTGAGCAGCACCTGCGGGCCGTGGGCGATCGCCCCCTCGGCAGCCCCGCCCTGCGCAGCGACGGCGCCGTGATGATCAACCTTCTGGGCTACGAGAGCTCCACCAGCGACTACAGCAGCGTTCGCCAGCGCCTGGCCGAGCTGCCCCAGGCCCACGTCCACTGGTACGGCAAAACCGAGTCCCGCCCGGGCCGCAAACTGGGCCACGTCACCGTCTTGATCGACGCTCCCCCCGAAGAGGTGCGATCGCGCGCCATGGCGATCGCCCACACCGTCGAGTCCATCTGGTATCCGGCCCTGGTCCAAAGCTAG